The nucleotide sequence ATAGATAGTTTATTAGTTCAATGGGTCATGCGGGTACAATCATTATAAAGAAACATCAGCTTCAGCTTGATTGTATCAATTTCTTGTGCAtaatgcaaaatatattttcttgtaaatacacttttttatatctaatcgttgaaaatataataaaatgttgatattaactgtattttcttttaaaacctttgttttacattttaaacgcACACATACAGTCGAcagtgataaattttaaagtaaatatttcttaatcacCATCGGCCATATTGTGTAATACAGCGCTAAATAGCTTACGAGAGGGTTGTTAGTGTGATgctaaaaagaaaaactttgtTATGCGTAacctaatatataaacatttcaatacaatatataaaaaatcatagaaTGTATATGAATCAATGAATGTATATGAATCTATCCATAAATATACCctttatagaatataattacatacagGTTTCCCGAAATTCACATTTTATCCGCCTGCAAGCGaatctgttttttttctagaaaataCCTAAAATCTATAGATTGTGATATGTTACACACAACATATCGATATTGATAATGTGTGCGGTGCCATACTCTTCGCTAAGCTATTGGCGTCGCGTCGCCTCTATAGTCATTACACATAGTCTACATTTACATCTCTATATACATCTATTAAGTGCGTAATACAGTTCATATTTGTTcatctaaaaaataacaatgtatGTAAAGATTATGAACTATCACACggaattatgtttatatccGCGCTCCATACTTTCACGATACGAGAAGCGACGATGGAGAGCCATTGTATTTCATTTCCGCGTGCTAAATTGCAGATTGTAGCGTATGTAATGTAACCTTGGAAGAATCGTGACTTATCTGAAAATACCATTTTACGattgattttcaaaatttcgaCTATTGACACATTTCCTCTATGGTTgcgtattttgaattaaaatgatatCATACGAGTTTGAAATAAGCGCgaatgttctatatttaaattgtccaAAATATCCTCAGTTGCTGTTGGCGATTATTTTGGTACTGATCTCGAAGTTATTGGCAGTTGTTTGGGACTAAGTCACTGTTCTAGACGTTTGCAGATTTTTAAGTAAAGATATGACGCTTGAGATTGAAACCGATGTTAATGTAGGCCTTGAGCCATGTGTGGCTGCCtggaataaaaatctatttatcgGAACGGAATGTGGATCTGTTGTTGTAAGTGGTTGCTATTAGAGAAATTTCTTGAATTCTTaaagcaaatttttttttaattcgtagtttttttaattaagtagttTATGTTCTAGGTACTTAATGACAATCttcaatttgaaacaaaatggGCAGCTCATGAAGCACAGATATTTGCTATAGCTATAAGCAACTCTAATGTTTATACAACTTCAAATGATGGAAGTATTAAAGTTTGGACATTAAAAGGTGAAAAAGTAACTGAATTAAAAACCGACGGCGCCGATATAGGAGCCATGTTTGTCTTAGGTCAAGAATTATATGCAGGAGATGAAGGTGGAAATGTAAGTTTAATTTCTATGAAAtaagcaattaaaataattaaattgggAAACGctgaaattttaatgtaatgtgtGTTAACTATGTAAATAAGAGTTCTTTAGCACGatgaatgtttataatttaatataattaaagttattccAGTGCTTATAGGAAATCATGTATctctaaataatgaaataagagTTCGCATACATAAccattaaataagttttatttgagtAGTACTCGCGTAATCTAAGTACAATATTATGCGTTAGCTAAAAAAAGCTTACGGAATTGCTACCTTTAGGATAAAATAGAAGTGTGCACTGTCgagtatatactttatatatattatgtatacaaattttaatggtTAGAAAAGAATTTACACTCGCATACAAAAGAATGAAAAATCGGAATAAAATAACCGTCTGTATTATTTCACATTACGTTTATTGTACTATTTGCTAAAGCTTCTTTTAAGGCGCATAACGTTcctaaatatacttttttttacagatttttgTCTACGAGAATAACGCCCTGAAAGCCTTCTACAATGTTTTGGAAGAGGTCAAAGATGTTGTTGTGAAACCTCCATACATGTTTACTGCTCGTGATCTCTATGTAACaataactgaaattaaacCAGGCAAGTATTTAGAATTTAGGTTTCATATCTATTCTCATTTTTTCTTTAGGTAAAACGATTATGATTGTTTTCTAAATCTATAAAAAGATTGAAATCAACATATTTAAGTAAGTTCTGTCTTTTATTTCTCACATAAAAATCTAGATAAAATCGCGTATTGATCCAGTAAAAATGGATTAACGTTTAACTGTTAAAACAacgttacatttttaatacagttttaatttcatacaacGAGAAATAGTCTTTAGtgcttttaaagaatttatagaTCTTA is from Pieris rapae chromosome 7, ilPieRapa1.1, whole genome shotgun sequence and encodes:
- the LOC110992765 gene encoding uncharacterized protein LOC110992765; protein product: MTLEIETDVNVGLEPCVAAWNKNLFIGTECGSVVVLNDNLQFETKWAAHEAQIFAIAISNSNVYTTSNDGSIKVWTLKGEKVTELKTDGADIGAMFVLGQELYAGDEGGNIFVYENNALKAFYNVLEEVKDVVVKPPYMFTARDLYVTITEIKPDQSKDRFVTRHVMEGRAPMRILNESRLVVIGRGGNNLQLHELSLESKFKKLHDVKVSDMILTSLTTSGDFAWTAGWDGFVRRWKVSGDRLQAAGEINLGGCINALVTISLDHVCALLTGGCVLIIKSM